The window CGGCGTCGTCCCTGCCGATGTCCGCGGAGTGGGCCCGGAGCATGCCGTCGGCCGAGAGCAGGATCGCGTGACGCGCCTCGGGGACCTTCAGGACCTCATCGAGCATCCAGCCCAACTCGTTGTTCGTGGTGGGCTCGATCATCCTTGGATGTTCCCTTCGTCTTCGTGGGGGGTGGTGTCCTGGGCGGCACGGCCGTGGAGCGTGCCGCGGGCGAACGCACCCATGCGGCGGGCGGTCTCCTCGGCCGAGCGGTCGCCGGGATCGTCGAGGGGCGCGGGCGGCTCCTGCGCTCCGGCGGCGGGCTCCGCCTGCGCCTGGGCCCGCCTGCGCCGCTTGGGCAGTCCACCGGCCGTGGTCGCCGTGGCGGCCGCGGCAGCCGTCTCGGCGGGCAGCGGCAGCCCGGCGGACCGGCCGGGCACCGAGTCGTCGACGGAGGCGGATGCGGCGGATGCCGATGCGGCGGACGTGGATGCGGCGGATGTGGATGCGACGGAGGACGGCGCGAGCGCCGCTTCGGATGTATCGGCGGACGCGGGCGTACGACCGGCGGGCTCGGTGGTGCGGGCGGCCTCGGTCGTACGGGCCGACGCGGCCGGCGTACGGGAGGCGGAGGCGCGGGCGGGCGGTGCGGTCACGGGCGGCAGCTCCTCCGCGGTGTCCCGGTGCGTGAGCAGGGCGGACGGCAGGAACACGACGGCACGGACGCCTCCGTACGGGGAGCGGGTGTCGGCGGAGACGCTGAACCCGTAACGCGCGGCGAGCACGCCGATGACGGCGAACCCGAACTGGGGCGGGTCGTCGAGCCGGGTGACGTCCACCGCGTGCCGTCCGGACAGCAGGGCGGCGGCCCGCTCGGTGGCGTGGGCGTCCATGCCGACACCCGCGTCGTCGATGATCACGCAGGCGCCGTTGTGCACGGACTGGACGTTGACCTCGACCTTGGTGTTGGGCTGCGAGTGGCGGGCCGCGTTGTCGAGCAGCTCGGCGATGGTGAGCACGACCGGCTCGACGGCCCGGCTCTCGACGGCGATGTCGGCCTGGCCGTGGATCTGTACGCGCCGGTAGTCGCGGATGCGGGACGTGGCACCGCGGACGACCTCGATCAGCGCGGACGTGGAACGCTGACGGCCCGGCCAGGATCCGCACAGTACGGCGATGGCCTGGGCGCGGCGGCCGAACTGGGCGTTGGCGTGGTCGATCTCGAGCAGGTCGCGCAGCACGTCGGGCCGGTCGTGGCGGTCCTGCATGTCGGAGATGGCGACCTGCTGCTCGTTGGCCAGCGCCTGGATCGAGCGCATCGACGACTTCAGGGCGGCCTTCGCGGACTGGTCGGCGCGGGACTGGGCGTGCTCCACGGCGGTGGCGAACCGCTCCAGCACATGGTCGAGGGACTTCGCGAAGCCACTGCCGGAGAGTCTGGCGTCGAGCAGGCCCACGCCGGCGAGCGGCTGCTGGGGGCCGTGGTCCTCCAGCGCGGGGAGGCGTACGGCGACCAGGTGCCGTACCTCGTCCTCCCGGGCGCGCACGTCGTCGGCCAACTCGGTGGTGCGTCGGCGCAGCCGCGCGGTGATCCCGCGCTGGCGCACCAGCAGCACGGTGACGGCGAGCAGGCCGACGGCCACGCACCAGAACACCGCCTCCGGTATCTGTTCCTTCATGGAGTCCTCGAAGTTCTCAAAGGCGGGGAGGGTGGTGATTGAGGGGTGGGTGTGTTGGGTGTGCGGGATGAGGGGCGTGGGGAGATGGGGGACGCGGCGCCCGACGGTAGTCGCGAGCGGGCGCGCGCACTTTTCCGCGCGCGCAAGGAAGTTGCCGTGAGGCGCACCGTCGGGCGCGTCGTCGTTTGCGGGGCGCGCGAGTGGCTCCGAGCGCCGGTTGGCGTGCGTGCGCGGGTGTGTCGTGTGCGCGTGTGTCGTGTGCGCGTGTGTTGGGTGTGTGCCGTCGGCCACTCGTTTGTCGCGCTCGGACCACGTAAACGGAATGTGTGCACTACGCTTACGAGCCGTAACTGCCGTGGCCAGAACTCCAGTTGATCAGGCGATGTCGGCTGCGGCCGGGCTCACTCTGGGCGGAGGAAGCGCATTGCCCGCGGGAACCTACATCGTGGAGTCGCAGACGACCGGTGAGGTGGATCCGCGTGAGCGGACCGACTTCTGGAGCGAGCATGTCGGGTCCTACCAGACGCGGATGGACTTCAGATACGCGAGCCCCGAGACGTTCCGCGGCGAGATGATCCGGCAGGGCACCGACACGTACCAGATCGTCGACTGGAGTTGCGACAAGATCGAGTACGTCCGTACGCCGCGGCTCGTGCGGCAGGAGCCCGATCCCGACTACCGGTTTCTGCTTCCGCTCTCCGGGGAGCTGGTGCTGCGGCAGGACGACCAGGAGGCGCGGCTCGCGCCCGGTGCGGGGAGTCTGATGACGCTCGGGGCGCCGTTCCAGTTGCTCCACGACGCGTCGTTGCGGGGGATCATCTTCTCCATACCCGCCCGTGAGATCGACGGGCCGCTCAACCGGAAATCGCCGTTGGCGACCGGTATCGATCTGACGACCGGGCTGGGGAAGGTCGTCGGCTCCATGCTCGAGAGCCTGTCGGCGGAGCGGGAGAGTCTGACGACGACCGAGTTCAACGCCGTGTCCGACCGGATCGTCGAGCTGCTGTGCATGATCACTGTCGGGGACGACCGGCCCGACTCGTCCGGGCATCTGACGGAGGTCGAGGCGGTGGTCCGCCGTCACGTGCGGGAGCACGCGGCGGATCCCGGGCTCACCGGGACGTCGATGGCGCGGGCGCTGGGGTGGTCGTTGCGGCAGATTCAGCTGGCGTTGCAGCGGGTGGGGACCACGCCGCGGGAGTTGATCCGTGAGGAGCGGTTGCGGCTTGTGCGGGATCGGCTTCAGTGCGGGGAGTGTGAGCACATGACGATCACGGATCTGGCGTATGCGTCGGGGTTCTCGTCCGCGAGCGCGTTGAGTACGGCGTTCAGGCAGCGGTTCGGGGTGAGTCCGCGGGAGATGCGGCACGGGGTGCGTTGAGGGGGTTGGGTTCGTGTTTGGCTGCGGGTGCGTTGTGGCTGGTCGCGCAGTTCCCCGCGCCCCTTGGGTGGGTGGGGGTTTCGGCTCGTGGCCTGGGTGCGGGGCCGTGGCGGGATGTCCGTCCGCAGCCGCTGACGTAAAACGCAGTTGCCGCCCGGTGACCGCCCACTGATGTCCTCGTAAGCTGCGGCCACACATCCCACCACGTCCCCTCCGGCCGACGAACCATCCGGCCCCCGCGAGGGGGGAGAGGGGACGCCGGGCAGCGCCCCGTCAGAGGCGCGGGGAACGGCGCGAGCAACCCAAGACGGACGGCCCGTCAGGTGGCGAACAGGCCCCAGCCACCGTTGCTTTTAGGGGCGCGGGGAACTGCGCGATCAGCCCCCACCGGCCGGCACCCGGTAAACCGGCCTCACGCACCCGCTTTCAGGGGCGCGGGGAACTGCGCGGCCAGCCCCCACCGGCCCGCACGCAGCGCACCGTCCCGATCCCCCACCCACCCCACTGGCCGTTAGGCCGACGCCCGCTTGCGAGGGGGCGACTTCTTCGCCGGGGTTTTCTTCGCGGCTGACTTCTTCGTGGAGTCGGCTGTCGTCTTCTTGGCTGCCGCCGTTTTCTTCGCGGTCGTCTTCTTGGCTGTCGACTTCTTGCCCGAGGCCGGCTTGGGGGAGGTCTTGCGGGCCGGGGTCTTGCGGATGGGCTTGACGTCCGCGTCGGAGTCCGCCGACGTGGCCTCCCCGCGCGCGACCTTCGCCTGACGGACGCTGCTCTCCAGCGCGGCCATGAGGTCGATGACCTTGCCGCCGCCCTTCTCGGCGGAGGGCGCGGCCGGCATCTTCTCGCCGGAGGCCTTGGCCGCGATGAGCTCCTCGACGGCCTCGCGATAGTCGTCGTGGAGTTCGTTGAGGTCCACCTCACCCAGGGTGTCCATCAGCGCGTCAGCGAGATCGAGCTCCTTGTCCCGCACGGTGACGCTGGAGTCGGGCGCGACACTCTCGGGCGTACGGATCTCGTCCGGCCAGAGAAGCCCGTGCATCGCGATGACGTCGTCGACGACCCGCAGCATCCCGAGCCGCTCACGCCCCCGCAGGGCGAACTTCGCGATGGCGACCTTCTGGCTGCGCTTCAGCGCCTCCCGCAGCAACGTGTACGGCTTGGCCGCCGGCACCCCGTTCGCCGCCAGGTAGTACGCCGTGTCCATCTGGAGCGGATCGATCCGGTCGGCCGGCACGAAGGCCACGATCTCGATCGTCCGGGCGGTCGGGATGGGCAGGGACGCCAGGTCCTCGTCCGTGATCGGGATCATCGACCCGTCCGCGTCCTCATACGCCTTGCCGATCTCCGGCGCCGACACCTCGCGCTCCTCCAGCTCGCACACCTTGCGGTAGCGAATGCGGCCGCCGTCCTCCAGATGGATCTGGCGGAAGGAGATCGAGTGGCTCTCGGTGGCGTTCACGAGCTTGATCGGGATGCTGACCAGGCCGAAGGAGATGGCGCCGTTCCATATGGATCGCACGTGCAGCACCTTTCCGATCGGTTGAGGGTGAGATCTGATGTTTCAGGATGAAATCGTGGGATTGTCATCCTATGACGCCGATCACAGAGGTGGATGGGCGACGGCTTGCGCTGAGCAATCTGGAGAAGGTCCTCCATCCGGCGACCGGCTTCACCAAGGGCGAGCTGCTGCACTACTACGCGACGACCGCCGAGGTCCTGCTGCCCCACCTCCGCGACCGGCCGCTGTCCTTCCTGCGCTACCCGGACGGGCCCGACGGCCAGGTCTTCTTCGCCAAGAACGTGCCGCCGGGTACGCCCGAGTGGGTCACCACGGCCGAGGTGCCGCGGTCGGAGGGACCGGCCCGCATGGTGCTGGTCCAGGACCTCGCGAGCCTCGTGTGGGCGGCGAACCTCGTGACCGAGTTCCACACCCCTCAGTGGCTGATCGACGATCCGGGCGAGGCCGACCGGCTCGTCTTCGACCTCGACCCGGGGGCGCCCGCGACCGTCGTCGAGTGCTGCGAGGTCGCGCTGTGGCTGCGGGAGCGGCTCGCGGCGGACGGCATCGAGGCGTACGCCAAGACGTCGGGGTCGAAGGGGCTGCATCTGCTGGCGGCGCTGCGGCCGACGCCCTCCGGCCGGACGACGGAGTACGCCAAGGAGCTCGCGATGGAGGCGGAGAAG is drawn from Streptomyces liliifuscus and contains these coding sequences:
- the ku gene encoding non-homologous end joining protein Ku, which encodes MRSIWNGAISFGLVSIPIKLVNATESHSISFRQIHLEDGGRIRYRKVCELEEREVSAPEIGKAYEDADGSMIPITDEDLASLPIPTARTIEIVAFVPADRIDPLQMDTAYYLAANGVPAAKPYTLLREALKRSQKVAIAKFALRGRERLGMLRVVDDVIAMHGLLWPDEIRTPESVAPDSSVTVRDKELDLADALMDTLGEVDLNELHDDYREAVEELIAAKASGEKMPAAPSAEKGGGKVIDLMAALESSVRQAKVARGEATSADSDADVKPIRKTPARKTSPKPASGKKSTAKKTTAKKTAAAKKTTADSTKKSAAKKTPAKKSPPRKRASA
- the ligD gene encoding non-homologous end-joining DNA ligase gives rise to the protein MTPITEVDGRRLALSNLEKVLHPATGFTKGELLHYYATTAEVLLPHLRDRPLSFLRYPDGPDGQVFFAKNVPPGTPEWVTTAEVPRSEGPARMVLVQDLASLVWAANLVTEFHTPQWLIDDPGEADRLVFDLDPGAPATVVECCEVALWLRERLAADGIEAYAKTSGSKGLHLLAALRPTPSGRTTEYAKELAMEAEKALPRLVVHRMTRSLRPRKVFVDWSQNAARKTTATPYTLRARAEPTVSAPVTWAEIEECRSARGLTFLAPDIAPRLRDHGDLLAPLLDPRHAGPLP
- a CDS encoding ATP-binding protein, producing MKEQIPEAVFWCVAVGLLAVTVLLVRQRGITARLRRRTTELADDVRAREDEVRHLVAVRLPALEDHGPQQPLAGVGLLDARLSGSGFAKSLDHVLERFATAVEHAQSRADQSAKAALKSSMRSIQALANEQQVAISDMQDRHDRPDVLRDLLEIDHANAQFGRRAQAIAVLCGSWPGRQRSTSALIEVVRGATSRIRDYRRVQIHGQADIAVESRAVEPVVLTIAELLDNAARHSQPNTKVEVNVQSVHNGACVIIDDAGVGMDAHATERAAALLSGRHAVDVTRLDDPPQFGFAVIGVLAARYGFSVSADTRSPYGGVRAVVFLPSALLTHRDTAEELPPVTAPPARASASRTPAASARTTEAARTTEPAGRTPASADTSEAALAPSSVASTSAASTSAASASAASASVDDSVPGRSAGLPLPAETAAAAATATTAGGLPKRRRRAQAQAEPAAGAQEPPAPLDDPGDRSAEETARRMGAFARGTLHGRAAQDTTPHEDEGNIQG
- a CDS encoding AraC family transcriptional regulator, with protein sequence MPAGTYIVESQTTGEVDPRERTDFWSEHVGSYQTRMDFRYASPETFRGEMIRQGTDTYQIVDWSCDKIEYVRTPRLVRQEPDPDYRFLLPLSGELVLRQDDQEARLAPGAGSLMTLGAPFQLLHDASLRGIIFSIPAREIDGPLNRKSPLATGIDLTTGLGKVVGSMLESLSAERESLTTTEFNAVSDRIVELLCMITVGDDRPDSSGHLTEVEAVVRRHVREHAADPGLTGTSMARALGWSLRQIQLALQRVGTTPRELIREERLRLVRDRLQCGECEHMTITDLAYASGFSSASALSTAFRQRFGVSPREMRHGVR